GTCTGCGCTGAGGGCATATTGGTGCACGTTGATGCTATACCGTATGCCCAGCCGTTGGTCGCCCTGGGGGATAAAGGTGAGCGGGAACCCGGAAACGACGTCCTGGGAAAGCTTGGTCGTACTGTAGATAAGGATATTGGAGGAGCTGTCTGTTCTCCAGCAGGTATAGATCTGCTGCGACGGGAGACGGGCGACCACCGTGTCCAGCGTGCTGTCGAACCTCAGGGAACTGAATTCGGCGGAATGGTATTCCCAGGTTTCATCGTAGGACCATTGGTAGTAGCGGGTGTCGTTCCTGGGGTTGTGGGTGTTGACCTGGACGTACATGCCGTCGCCGCCTTTAGGGACGAAGGTGACGCTGTCTATGGGTACATTGGGGATGACGTGGACGTAGTCCGACTGGTATTCCGATCCTTCGGTTGTTTTGATGTCGAGGCGGTAGGTTTTGGTGGTATCCAACGGGAGGGCGCCAAAGGCATAGGTGCCGTTCGTGCCGGCCGTAGCGGCGTAGCTGGACCCGTCGGAGCCTTCCAGCGCGACGGTGGCGCCCGGCTCAAACACTTCCACCGTGGTGTCGGTGAGCGCGACCGTCCGGCTCAGGACGAGCATGGACGGCCCGGTCCCGGCGTTGATGTTGCCCTCGACCACCAGGTAACCCGTGGCCGGGTTGTTTAGTTTGGGGCTGTAGGGCTTTACGCAGGCCGCCAGGAAAATAGCGCTTATGATCCAAAAACGTTTCATGGCTAAAAGCGGATATTAAAGTTGATGTAAGGGATGGCGCTTCCGAAGATGGACAGCTTATACCCGTTGACGACCCCATTCTGGGAAACGAAGTAGACCGAATAAGGATTCTGCCGTCCCGTCAGGTTGTATACGCCGATGGTCCAGGAGTTGTGGGTTTTCTGATGAATCTTATGGTTCCCTTCGATGTTCATGGCGAGGTCCATCCGGAAATAGTCGGGGATGCGATACGCGTTCCTGTCCGAATACAACGCCCGTTCGGCCCCTGCATAGTAGAACACGCCGATCGGCAGCGTGATCGGCCGCCCCGTGTTGTACACCGTATTCAGGGACACGCTAAAGCGGTGGTTGACCTTATAGTTGCCCACGAGGTTGACGTCGTGGGGTTCGTCATAGCTCGCGGGATACCAGTTCCCCCCGTTGATCACTTCCCCGGCCAGGGGATCGTTCATCCGGAGCTGGGTCCTTGAATAGGTATAGGCGAGCCAGCCGTTGAGCTTGCCCGTTTGTTTGCGGACCAGGAACTCGACCCCATAAGCCCGGCCTTTGGTACTCATGACGTCGGTCTCAATGTGGTGGTTCATCACCAATACCGCCCCGTCCTTGTAGTCCAGGTAGTCATCCATGGTCCGGTAGTAGACCTCCACCGACGTCTCGATGGTATTGGAGGCAAAATTCTGGTAAAGCCCCAGCGAATACTGCTCCCCGGTAGTGGGCTGGATGTGGGTGTCGCTTAGCTTCCATATATCCGTGGGCGCCATAGCGGTCGTGTTGGACAGCATGTGGATGTACTGACGGCCGGTATTGAAAGAGGCTTTTATCGATGTATTTTCTCCCAGGCTGTAGCGGGCGGATACCCGGTACTCCGGCCCGGAATAGGTCTTGATGAACTTCCCGGATGGATAAGGGGTGGTGCCCGTCATATTGCCCACCGTCAGGGGCTGGCCCGGCGCATAATCGTTGACCGCGGAAGGGCCGAGGAAGTTGAACATCGAATACCGGATACCGGCTTCTATCGAAAAGGCGCTTGTTACTTTAAAGTCATCGCTGACAAAAAGGGCGCTTTCCAAGGCCCGTTCGGTTTGCAGGGTATCCGCGACCGTAAGGGATTCGGACCCGACCGGCGTATACGTCCCGGGATGGAGTTTGTAATGGATCGACTGGAACCCGAAGGCCAGGGTATGTTTGGCACTCAGGTAGTACTTGAATTGGTCCTTCAGGTAATATTGGTTGACGTCGAAAGCAAGGCGGGAAGCCGTCACCGGGTTGTTGACCGCGTCGATACGGTACTGGTAGCGGTCAAACCCGGTGGCCGCCTCCATGTTGAGCTTGTTGGAGAAAATGTGTTTCCATTTGAGCGACACGTTGCGGTTTCCGTAACTGTAGGTGGTGTCGCTGTTGAGGTTAAACCGGTCCTGGCTCAGGTAGCCCGTCAGGAAGAGGGTGTTGCGCTTGTTGATCTCGTGCGTGATGCCCAGGTTGATGTCGTAAAAGGAAGCGCGGCTGTTTTTGTACTGGGCGGGTAGGAGGTTGAGCAGCCAATTGGCATACGTGGTCCGGGCCCCCACGATAAACGACGACTTGTCCTTCACGAGCGGACCCTCCAGGTTGAGCCGGCTGGTCAGCACGCCGATGCCCGCCGAACCGGCGTATTCTTTTTTGTCGCCTTCCCGGGTGCTGACGTCCAGTACGGAGGAAAGACGGCCGCCGTACTGGGCGGGAATGCTGCTTTTGTAAAGCTCTACGTCCTTGACGAGCTCCGGGTTGAAGGACGAAAACAAACCGAAAAAGTGTGCAGGGTTATAGATGGT
This region of Dinghuibacter silviterrae genomic DNA includes:
- a CDS encoding DUF4249 domain-containing protein; translation: MKRFWIISAIFLAACVKPYSPKLNNPATGYLVVEGNINAGTGPSMLVLSRTVALTDTTVEVFEPGATVALEGSDGSSYAATAGTNGTYAFGALPLDTTKTYRLDIKTTEGSEYQSDYVHVIPNVPIDSVTFVPKGGDGMYVQVNTHNPRNDTRYYQWSYDETWEYHSAEFSSLRFDSTLDTVVARLPSQQIYTCWRTDSSSNILIYSTTKLSQDVVSGFPLTFIPQGDQRLGIRYSINVHQYALSADCYNYLLLMQSNTENLGSIFDPLPSNLKGNLHCLNNPSEPVIGFVNVSSDQPLRTFTGPPSFWQYQFVCIAQDTMVPFQPAWMYLWYFKGIRPNPYPRNYTDPPSGIYIPIAFGPGDTWTANHDYCIDCRLQGGTTTQPWFWQ
- a CDS encoding TonB-dependent receptor — protein: MHAKLLLAVLIAAVFAPRQAKAQARRPVTITLDSARFDTLVQVVEHQTGVHFFYDATQTDSLVLTLSAVNESLEKVLTLALNKTGLFFSIDASGNVFITKGYALELGPPAFQPMDTAAFAAAGKGAAKPHRVQEPFTEPTSNEEQDATLREAVIQAKLFVVGEKSENPRPGTVTLAGYVRDAKTEEPVIGASIVVDHSQTGVATDQYGYYSLSLPRGRHVLYIQSIGMRDTRRQVQVNGEGRFNIEMQSQVIALRNVVISSEKASNIRSLTMGLQRLDIKAIKQVPVVFGEADILRVVQTLPGVKTVGEASTGLNVRGGSADQNLILLNDATIYNPAHFFGLFSSFNPELVKDVELYKSSIPAQYGGRLSSVLDVSTREGDKKEYAGSAGIGVLTSRLNLEGPLVKDKSSFIVGARTTYANWLLNLLPAQYKNSRASFYDINLGITHEINKRNTLFLTGYLSQDRFNLNSDTTYSYGNRNVSLKWKHIFSNKLNMEAATGFDRYQYRIDAVNNPVTASRLAFDVNQYYLKDQFKYYLSAKHTLAFGFQSIHYKLHPGTYTPVGSESLTVADTLQTERALESALFVSDDFKVTSAFSIEAGIRYSMFNFLGPSAVNDYAPGQPLTVGNMTGTTPYPSGKFIKTYSGPEYRVSARYSLGENTSIKASFNTGRQYIHMLSNTTAMAPTDIWKLSDTHIQPTTGEQYSLGLYQNFASNTIETSVEVYYRTMDDYLDYKDGAVLVMNHHIETDVMSTKGRAYGVEFLVRKQTGKLNGWLAYTYSRTQLRMNDPLAGEVINGGNWYPASYDEPHDVNLVGNYKVNHRFSVSLNTVYNTGRPITLPIGVFYYAGAERALYSDRNAYRIPDYFRMDLAMNIEGNHKIHQKTHNSWTIGVYNLTGRQNPYSVYFVSQNGVVNGYKLSIFGSAIPYINFNIRF